The Lacrimispora xylanolytica genome has a segment encoding these proteins:
- a CDS encoding YihY/virulence factor BrkB family protein, with protein MVRFLLRCKEINDKYNRDEMTVYAAQASFFSIIAAFPFLMLLLALVQFIPPITKANLLQLVITVVPNTLEMNSVIVNVIDDLYTATPVAVLSVSALAALWSSSRGMLSIEKGLNRVFGQQKKRGYLMTRIICTGYTIVFMIICILSLVLLVLGNSIQSFLYRHFPVIGEITQYIITFRSMLILILTVCFALVYTYVPSKKQHFLRQFPGAVFSTVGWISFSFIFSIYFNNFGNFSVTYGGLTAIVLLMLWLYTCICILFFGAEINYFYSEYREDQKNS; from the coding sequence ATGGTTCGTTTTCTTTTGCGCTGTAAGGAAATAAATGATAAATATAACAGAGATGAAATGACCGTGTACGCTGCCCAGGCTTCCTTCTTTTCCATCATCGCTGCATTTCCCTTTTTAATGCTTTTACTAGCCTTGGTTCAGTTCATACCTCCCATTACAAAAGCCAATCTCCTGCAGCTGGTGATTACCGTGGTACCAAACACACTGGAAATGAACAGCGTAATTGTAAATGTAATTGATGATTTATATACCGCCACTCCGGTAGCTGTACTTTCTGTCTCAGCTTTAGCCGCCTTATGGTCATCATCCCGGGGAATGTTAAGCATTGAAAAAGGGCTAAACCGGGTGTTTGGACAGCAGAAAAAAAGAGGATATCTTATGACCCGTATTATATGCACTGGATATACCATTGTATTTATGATTATCTGCATCTTATCCCTGGTACTCTTGGTGCTTGGTAATTCCATTCAAAGTTTTCTATACCGTCACTTTCCCGTAATTGGCGAGATCACTCAATATATTATCACCTTCCGGTCCATGCTGATTCTTATTCTGACCGTATGCTTTGCGCTGGTCTATACCTATGTACCGTCTAAAAAACAACATTTTTTAAGACAGTTCCCTGGAGCGGTTTTTTCCACTGTAGGCTGGATATCGTTCTCATTTATTTTTTCTATCTATTTTAATAATTTCGGAAACTTTTCCGTAACATATGGAGGACTTACAGCGATTGTACTTTTAATGCTGTGGCTTTATACTTGTATATGCATTCTCTTCTTTGGTGCAGAAATAAATTATTTTTATTCGGAGTATCGGGAAGACCAAAAAAATTCGTAA
- a CDS encoding SPL family radical SAM protein — translation MEYVPAKTIVTKTKSSADWFGIDYNMNIYRGCCHGCIYCDSRSDCYGIDQFDKVRVKEDALRIIRDELRRKVKKGVVGTGAMSDPYNPFEKESELTRHALELIDAFGFGAAVATKSALLKRDMDVLLGIKEHSPVICKVTVTTTDNHLAKKIEPHVSLPSERLELIEALRNNGIFTGILMMPILPLLEDNEENIRSIVNAAHATGANFIYPSFGVTLRNNQREWFFDRIKEQFPEQDLVASYIRRYGNSYGCTSPHVKKLWAIFTKECERFGILYKMPDIIHSYKKNYEITQLSLFD, via the coding sequence ATGGAATACGTTCCTGCAAAAACAATCGTGACGAAAACCAAGAGCAGCGCAGATTGGTTTGGAATCGATTACAATATGAATATTTACAGAGGCTGTTGTCATGGCTGTATCTATTGCGACAGCCGGTCTGACTGCTACGGAATCGACCAGTTTGACAAGGTTCGGGTGAAAGAAGATGCCCTTCGGATTATACGGGACGAATTGAGACGAAAGGTAAAAAAGGGGGTCGTTGGTACCGGTGCTATGAGCGACCCTTATAATCCTTTTGAAAAGGAATCAGAGCTTACGAGGCATGCCCTGGAGTTAATTGATGCATTTGGTTTCGGAGCAGCAGTGGCAACCAAAAGTGCGTTGTTGAAACGGGATATGGACGTGCTTTTAGGAATTAAGGAGCATTCTCCCGTTATTTGTAAAGTCACGGTGACTACAACGGACAATCATCTGGCAAAAAAGATAGAGCCCCATGTATCGCTGCCCTCTGAACGCCTGGAGCTGATAGAGGCCTTAAGAAATAATGGTATCTTTACCGGAATTCTAATGATGCCCATCCTTCCGCTTTTGGAAGACAATGAAGAAAATATACGATCCATTGTAAATGCGGCTCATGCGACCGGGGCAAATTTCATCTATCCATCCTTTGGTGTAACCCTTCGCAACAATCAGCGGGAGTGGTTTTTTGATCGCATTAAGGAGCAGTTTCCGGAACAGGACCTGGTTGCCAGCTATATCAGACGTTACGGAAACAGCTATGGGTGTACAAGCCCCCATGTAAAAAAACTCTGGGCTATTTTTACAAAGGAGTGCGAACGGTTTGGTATTTTATATAAGATGCCTGATATCATTCATTCTTATAAAAAGAATTACGAGATCACCCAGCTAAGCCTTTTTGACTAA
- a CDS encoding LysR family transcriptional regulator, whose amino-acid sequence MYPLNSKQLYYFITIAETGSFTDAAKKLGLSQPPLSKQIMLLEEDLGIKLFERGSRKTELTEAGSFLYSRAKDILNMMEDVTKELMNFPSSAKGTLKLGTISSSGIILQDFLKTFCSSHPNVKFEITEGNTYELMEKMRNGIIECAIIRTPFHSEGFACEYGKNEPLMAAGIPAFFSEIPAEKIILTDLSGKPLIYYRRFDAIISTAFQNIGVEPHIFCRNDDARTCLQWAESGLGIALVPRSICQAEKFSNLALREIDSPDTVTRIAAVYKKNGYVSNIAREFVTCFGKEISS is encoded by the coding sequence ATGTATCCACTTAATTCAAAACAGTTATATTATTTTATAACCATCGCTGAAACAGGAAGTTTTACCGATGCGGCAAAAAAACTGGGACTTTCCCAGCCACCACTTAGCAAGCAGATCATGCTTCTTGAAGAGGACCTTGGCATTAAACTGTTTGAACGTGGTTCAAGAAAGACAGAACTGACGGAAGCGGGAAGCTTTCTCTATTCCCGTGCAAAGGACATCCTTAATATGATGGAAGATGTTACGAAGGAACTAATGAATTTTCCTTCCTCTGCAAAGGGGACTTTAAAATTGGGGACCATTTCATCCTCCGGAATTATATTGCAGGATTTTTTAAAGACTTTCTGCAGCTCTCATCCCAATGTGAAGTTTGAGATCACTGAGGGGAACACCTATGAATTAATGGAAAAAATGAGAAATGGAATCATTGAATGTGCCATTATCAGAACTCCCTTCCATTCGGAGGGCTTTGCATGCGAATACGGAAAGAATGAACCGCTTATGGCAGCTGGAATCCCTGCCTTTTTCTCGGAAATTCCAGCTGAAAAGATTATATTAACAGATTTGTCCGGAAAGCCGCTTATTTATTACCGCCGCTTTGATGCCATAATTTCCACGGCATTTCAAAATATTGGTGTAGAACCACACATTTTTTGCCGCAATGACGATGCAAGGACCTGCCTGCAATGGGCCGAATCTGGTCTTGGCATCGCTCTTGTGCCAAGGTCCATCTGTCAGGCGGAAAAGTTTTCTAACCTGGCACTTCGTGAAATTGACTCTCCGGATACGGTTACGAGAATTGCAGCTGTATATAAAAAAAATGGCTATGTCTCAAACATAGCCAGGGAATTTGTTACTTGCTTTGGCAAGGAGATTTCCAGTTAG
- a CDS encoding ABC transporter ATP-binding protein — protein sequence MKELLKYLKKYKLESTLGPLFKLLEASFELLVPLVMAKVIDVGIKTQDSSYILKMGGLLVLLGIIGLVCSITAQYFAAKAAAGFGTVLRNDLFAHINKLSYREIDTIGTATLITRMTSDANQIQSGINMFLRLFLRSPFVVFGAMVMAFTINFQAALIFVITIPILSVVIFGIMYLSMPLYKKVQKQLDQVLLTARENLLGVRVIRAFNRQRDEISRFDEENSLFVKFQVHVGKISALMNPFTYVIINIAIIILIHAGAGKVEQGIISQGQVVALVNYMSQILVELVKLANLIITISKALACANRVTAVFNKKPGIVETVHTDVIEKPEEAMVSFNSMNFTYEGAKAPALNHISFQAGKGETIGIIGGTGSGKTTLVNLIPRFYDVSEGEVKISGTDVREYPLGQLRELVGVVPQKSVLFKGSIRENMQWGKKDATDEEIYRALTIAQAREFVEEKGEGLDFMIQAGGKNLSGGQRQRLTIARALVKSPQILIMDDSASALDFATDAKLRKAIKEGTRDMTVFIVSQRAATIKNADKIVVLDDGVMAGFGSHKELLDSCDVYREICLSQLSEKEAQ from the coding sequence ATGAAGGAACTCCTGAAGTATCTCAAAAAATATAAGCTGGAAAGTACTCTGGGGCCGTTGTTTAAGCTTCTGGAAGCAAGCTTTGAGCTCTTGGTGCCTTTGGTCATGGCAAAAGTCATTGATGTGGGCATAAAGACTCAGGATTCATCTTACATTCTGAAAATGGGAGGTCTTTTGGTACTGCTTGGTATCATTGGTCTTGTTTGCTCCATAACGGCCCAGTATTTTGCTGCAAAGGCAGCAGCAGGCTTTGGTACGGTATTAAGAAATGATTTATTTGCCCATATCAATAAGCTTTCTTATCGTGAAATTGATACCATTGGAACCGCTACTCTGATCACAAGAATGACCAGTGATGCCAATCAGATTCAATCAGGTATCAATATGTTTCTCCGATTATTCTTACGATCGCCTTTTGTAGTATTTGGTGCCATGGTCATGGCATTTACTATTAATTTTCAGGCAGCCTTGATTTTTGTTATTACCATACCCATATTATCGGTGGTCATATTCGGGATTATGTATTTAAGTATGCCCCTCTATAAAAAAGTTCAAAAGCAGCTGGATCAGGTTCTTCTCACCGCAAGGGAAAATTTGCTGGGTGTCCGGGTCATCAGAGCTTTTAACCGGCAAAGGGACGAAATCAGCCGCTTTGATGAGGAAAACAGCCTGTTTGTGAAGTTTCAGGTCCATGTAGGAAAGATATCTGCTTTGATGAACCCGTTTACTTACGTGATCATTAATATAGCTATTATTATTCTTATACACGCAGGAGCTGGCAAAGTTGAGCAGGGCATCATAAGCCAGGGACAGGTAGTGGCTCTTGTCAATTACATGTCTCAGATTTTGGTAGAGCTTGTTAAGCTGGCAAATCTCATTATTACCATCTCAAAGGCACTTGCCTGTGCAAACCGTGTAACAGCCGTATTTAATAAGAAGCCCGGTATTGTGGAGACCGTTCATACAGATGTAATAGAAAAGCCAGAAGAAGCTATGGTTTCCTTTAATTCCATGAACTTTACCTATGAGGGAGCCAAAGCACCGGCACTCAATCATATTTCCTTCCAGGCAGGTAAGGGTGAGACCATTGGAATCATCGGAGGTACTGGATCGGGAAAAACGACTTTAGTGAATCTCATTCCAAGATTTTATGATGTTTCGGAGGGAGAAGTGAAAATCAGCGGAACTGATGTGAGAGAGTATCCGCTGGGGCAGCTAAGAGAGCTGGTGGGTGTTGTTCCGCAGAAATCGGTCCTGTTTAAAGGCTCTATTCGTGAAAATATGCAGTGGGGCAAAAAAGATGCAACGGATGAAGAGATATATCGTGCCCTTACCATTGCCCAGGCAAGAGAATTTGTAGAAGAAAAGGGAGAAGGTCTGGATTTCATGATTCAGGCTGGAGGTAAAAATTTGTCAGGGGGCCAAAGACAAAGGCTTACCATTGCCAGAGCACTGGTTAAAAGTCCACAGATTCTAATAATGGATGACAGTGCATCAGCACTGGACTTTGCTACGGATGCAAAGCTTAGGAAAGCAATAAAAGAGGGTACCAGGGATATGACGGTATTTATCGTATCGCAGCGTGCAGCAACCATAAAAAATGCGGATAAAATAGTAGTCCTTGACGATGGAGTTATGGCTGGTTTTGGATCCCATAAAGAACTACTTGATTCCTGCGATGTTTACCGTGAAATCTGCTTATCACAGTTATCAGAAAAGGAGGCGCAGTAA
- a CDS encoding ABC transporter ATP-binding protein, whose product MGIKKHGSTIKRVLDCISRYKWGVIASLFCALLTVLLTLYIPILIGRAIDCIVGAGDVDFQGMWVILKQMGIVILLTAIAQWLMSHINNWITYRVVKDIRTQAFNKLEILPLKYIDSHSHGDIISRIIADIDQFSDGLLMGFTQLFTGVLTIIGTLIFMFYINPVIAAVVVLVTPVSLFVASFIAKKTYHLFQMQSRTRGELTSLVEEMMGNQKVVQAFGHEKEAQEKFESINEELRVWGLKATFFSSITNPSTRFVNSLVYACVGISGAFAAINGLLTVGQLTSFLNYANQYTKPFNEISGVITELQNALASAARVFELIDEKPQVPDDPEAKVLINATGEIHLNHVDFSYNPKVTLIQDMNLLVKPGQRVAIVGPTGCGKSTVINLLMRFYDVDSGSIQVDGTDIRHLTRESLRSNYGMVLQETWLKSGTIRENIAYGKPDASDEEIILASKEAHSHSFIERMPNGYDTVISEDGGNLSQGQKQLLCIARVMLCLPPMLILDEATSSIDTRTEIKIQKAFAKMMEGRTSFIVAHRLSTIREADVILVMKDGHIIEQGTHEDLLSQNGFYAQLYNSQFAVS is encoded by the coding sequence ATGGGAATTAAAAAACATGGTTCTACCATAAAACGTGTGCTGGATTGCATCAGCCGGTATAAATGGGGCGTCATAGCTTCTTTATTCTGTGCCCTGCTTACCGTATTATTGACTCTTTACATTCCGATTCTTATCGGTCGTGCCATCGACTGTATTGTTGGAGCTGGAGATGTAGATTTTCAAGGTATGTGGGTAATTCTTAAACAGATGGGAATTGTAATACTCTTAACCGCAATTGCCCAGTGGTTAATGAGCCATATCAATAACTGGATCACTTACCGGGTTGTCAAAGACATTAGAACTCAGGCATTTAATAAGCTGGAGATACTACCTCTCAAATATATAGATTCCCATTCTCATGGGGATATTATCAGCAGAATTATTGCGGACATTGATCAGTTCTCAGATGGTCTGCTGATGGGATTTACCCAGCTATTTACCGGTGTCCTTACCATAATTGGAACGCTGATTTTTATGTTCTACATCAATCCTGTCATTGCTGCAGTTGTAGTTTTAGTCACTCCTGTATCCCTATTCGTGGCCAGCTTCATCGCCAAGAAAACATATCATCTGTTTCAAATGCAGTCAAGGACCAGGGGGGAGCTTACCTCTCTTGTTGAGGAGATGATGGGAAATCAAAAGGTAGTTCAGGCCTTTGGACATGAAAAAGAAGCCCAGGAGAAGTTTGAGAGCATTAATGAAGAACTTCGGGTATGGGGATTAAAAGCCACCTTTTTCTCGTCTATTACCAATCCATCCACTCGATTTGTAAACAGTCTTGTTTATGCCTGCGTAGGAATATCCGGTGCATTTGCCGCCATTAACGGTCTTTTGACGGTTGGACAGCTGACCAGCTTTTTAAACTATGCCAATCAGTACACAAAGCCATTCAATGAAATATCGGGAGTTATCACGGAGCTTCAGAATGCACTGGCATCTGCAGCCAGAGTATTTGAGCTGATTGATGAAAAACCACAGGTGCCGGATGATCCGGAAGCAAAAGTTCTTATCAATGCAACTGGCGAGATACATCTTAATCACGTTGATTTCTCTTACAATCCTAAGGTTACTCTGATCCAGGATATGAATCTCCTGGTGAAACCAGGACAGAGAGTAGCCATTGTAGGACCTACCGGCTGTGGTAAAAGTACCGTTATTAATCTGCTCATGCGTTTTTACGATGTAGATTCCGGTTCCATTCAGGTGGATGGTACGGATATCAGACACCTGACCAGAGAAAGCCTGAGGTCAAACTACGGCATGGTACTTCAGGAAACCTGGCTGAAATCAGGAACTATTCGGGAAAATATTGCATATGGAAAACCGGATGCCTCTGATGAAGAGATTATACTGGCATCCAAGGAAGCTCATTCCCACAGTTTTATCGAGCGTATGCCCAATGGATATGATACTGTGATCTCTGAAGATGGTGGAAATTTATCTCAGGGACAAAAGCAGCTTTTATGCATTGCCAGGGTCATGCTGTGCCTTCCGCCTATGCTTATTCTTGATGAAGCGACCTCCTCCATTGATACAAGAACTGAGATAAAGATTCAGAAGGCATTTGCAAAAATGATGGAGGGAAGAACCAGCTTTATCGTTGCCCACCGTTTATCTACCATCAGGGAAGCGGATGTGATTTTAGTCATGAAGGATGGTCATATCATTGAACAGGGAACCCATGAAGACCTGCTATCTCAAAATGGTTTTTATGCCCAGCTTTACAACAGCCAATTCGCTGTGTCATAA
- a CDS encoding LytR/AlgR family response regulator transcription factor encodes MFEIAICDDNAQDRQRLSERIDKNIPEAEKIRIHEYDSGLLLLEAIKGIRFSIIFLDVQMKGIDGEETAIRIRELDNNVILVFYTGFVEPSPRSFEVQPYRYIMKNMTEKIMDRYIKDALDKMIEFGQAPFLTANMNRERLFLRADDIVYIEKYKKNTRVHISESSYRIYGIKPNEKGDTPDIRIPEKLEKIYEKLKDHGFGYPHDSYIVNLKYLVYCTSKILKLKDIDNTFQIARSKTQEFNKLKEDFMLSKYREGVYNGE; translated from the coding sequence ATGTTTGAAATTGCTATATGTGATGACAATGCGCAGGATCGTCAACGGTTATCTGAGAGGATTGATAAAAACATCCCGGAGGCGGAGAAGATTCGCATTCATGAATATGACAGTGGCCTGTTGCTTTTGGAGGCCATAAAAGGCATCCGGTTTTCCATCATATTCCTTGATGTTCAGATGAAAGGAATCGATGGTGAGGAAACTGCAATCCGTATCAGAGAACTGGATAACAATGTAATCCTTGTCTTTTACACTGGTTTCGTAGAACCATCTCCACGGAGCTTTGAAGTACAGCCATATCGTTATATCATGAAAAATATGACTGAGAAGATTATGGATCGGTATATCAAGGACGCTCTGGACAAAATGATTGAATTTGGTCAGGCCCCTTTCCTTACGGCGAATATGAACAGGGAAAGGCTGTTTTTAAGAGCAGATGATATTGTGTACATTGAAAAATATAAGAAGAATACAAGAGTACATATTTCTGAAAGTTCGTATCGTATCTATGGTATAAAACCCAATGAAAAGGGTGATACACCTGATATCCGTATTCCGGAGAAATTAGAAAAGATCTATGAAAAATTAAAAGATCATGGTTTTGGTTATCCTCATGACAGTTATATCGTCAATTTGAAGTATTTGGTTTACTGTACCAGTAAAATTTTAAAGTTAAAAGATATAGACAACACATTTCAGATAGCTAGAAGTAAAACTCAGGAATTCAATAAGCTGAAAGAAGACTTTATGCTATCAAAATACAGGGAAGGCGTATATAATGGAGAATGA
- a CDS encoding sensor histidine kinase, translating into MENDLFSASRLFFCAADIYMLYRFFSTMFKKKRTSKVTIVLTITFTILMFLENSLGLSWLNLMTVPIIYYVYVILMFRVSLTNAVAYTIIFYAIFACGKEVSFEILYRLLTNILPFYVPPWFTSGGIYFLLVEYFVGFMFLVYIEKYTRKLEISDNDSFAWYLLIVPIFSLIISVNFIYLDFPKERYMQIFMCVGAFLLFFTNAAIYIVLEKYKDVLNKVKIAELSLVKQDMENEHFQKILKINERYQCYMHDINSYFNSFRLLALNGDNEKIINIIDELKGNIKKETEIVIYNGNPVLNAILSERVIKAKEVSVELSIFVEKFLKIDFISDADLISMMGNLIDNAIEAAEKCNKGNRLVDVKLFMGTNYFLVLHIENSYSIMALKEGNRLLSTKSDPKHHGLGIGIVNSLAEKYGGSLNLEERENKFITTLTISCFS; encoded by the coding sequence ATGGAGAATGATTTGTTTTCAGCTAGCAGACTGTTTTTCTGTGCGGCTGATATTTATATGTTATATCGCTTTTTTAGTACTATGTTTAAAAAGAAGCGGACTTCAAAAGTTACAATTGTTTTGACTATAACTTTTACTATATTGATGTTTCTGGAAAATAGCCTTGGTCTTAGCTGGTTAAATTTAATGACAGTACCCATAATCTATTACGTTTATGTAATACTTATGTTTAGGGTATCTTTAACGAATGCAGTAGCATATACGATTATATTTTATGCCATTTTTGCTTGCGGAAAAGAAGTGTCCTTTGAAATATTATATCGTTTATTAACGAACATTCTACCTTTTTATGTGCCGCCTTGGTTTACTTCTGGAGGTATCTATTTTCTTTTAGTGGAATATTTCGTTGGTTTTATGTTTCTGGTTTATATAGAAAAGTATACAAGAAAACTTGAAATAAGTGATAATGATAGTTTTGCTTGGTATTTACTTATTGTTCCAATATTTTCATTGATTATATCAGTGAACTTTATATATTTAGATTTTCCTAAAGAGCGGTACATGCAAATATTTATGTGTGTTGGTGCGTTCCTTTTATTCTTTACAAATGCTGCAATTTATATTGTTCTTGAAAAGTACAAAGATGTGTTAAATAAAGTTAAAATAGCTGAATTGTCCTTAGTTAAACAAGATATGGAGAATGAGCACTTTCAGAAAATCTTAAAGATTAATGAACGATATCAATGTTATATGCACGACATTAATTCATATTTTAACAGTTTTAGATTGCTTGCTTTAAATGGAGATAACGAAAAGATAATTAACATTATTGATGAGTTAAAGGGAAACATTAAAAAAGAAACTGAAATAGTAATATATAATGGGAACCCAGTATTAAATGCTATATTATCTGAAAGAGTAATTAAAGCAAAAGAGGTTAGTGTTGAGTTATCAATTTTTGTGGAGAAATTTCTTAAAATAGATTTTATTTCAGATGCAGATTTAATATCTATGATGGGTAACCTGATTGATAATGCGATCGAAGCTGCTGAAAAGTGTAATAAAGGAAATCGTTTAGTAGATGTAAAGCTATTCATGGGTACCAATTATTTTCTTGTTCTACATATAGAAAATAGTTATTCCATAATGGCTTTAAAAGAAGGGAATCGACTACTATCCACAAAATCAGATCCAAAGCATCATGGATTAGGAATTGGTATAGTTAATTCGCTTGCAGAAAAATATGGAGGCTCTTTGAACCTGGAAGAAAGAGAAAATAAGTTTATAACAACACTTACTATATCATGCTTTAGTTAG
- a CDS encoding cyclic lactone autoinducer peptide, producing the protein MKKLMNNVRGKFAPVKVMNYFAFAVALYSFNVTCMFAHHQPKVPDEAKMFRKF; encoded by the coding sequence ATGAAAAAGCTGATGAATAATGTAAGAGGAAAGTTTGCCCCAGTTAAAGTTATGAATTATTTTGCATTTGCTGTAGCTTTATATTCATTTAATGTTACTTGTATGTTTGCTCACCATCAGCCTAAAGTACCAGATGAAGCAAAAATGTTTAGGAAATTCTAA
- a CDS encoding accessory gene regulator ArgB-like protein — translation MIKRMSESIVSWQVSRSILTNEQSSLYQYAYEVMLNLSVNIMIAILVAVAFKVPMQVAVFLISYIPLRSYCGGYHARTNGVCTIVSTILILLVCFVEKGLTGELAAIIVPMCFVVSGLLIYKYAPVPDINKPLDEVEIVYYRKKSRLVWLIEAVIGAAFWYFGLRAGVVIAISHVILSLMLVYGVFKNKKACD, via the coding sequence ATGATTAAGAGAATGTCAGAAAGTATCGTTAGTTGGCAGGTTAGTAGAAGTATTTTAACCAATGAACAGAGTTCTTTATATCAGTATGCTTATGAAGTAATGCTGAATCTGTCAGTCAATATAATGATAGCTATTTTGGTTGCCGTTGCATTCAAGGTACCTATGCAGGTAGCTGTATTTCTTATCAGTTATATTCCATTAAGGTCATATTGCGGCGGTTATCATGCCAGGACAAATGGGGTATGTACTATCGTTTCTACTATTTTAATCTTACTTGTCTGTTTTGTTGAAAAAGGGTTGACTGGGGAGTTGGCCGCGATAATAGTACCAATGTGTTTTGTGGTTTCAGGATTATTAATATACAAATATGCTCCTGTCCCCGATATAAATAAGCCTTTGGACGAAGTTGAAATAGTATATTATCGAAAAAAAAGCAGATTAGTATGGTTAATTGAAGCTGTTATCGGAGCAGCATTTTGGTATTTTGGATTAAGAGCTGGCGTTGTGATTGCTATCAGTCATGTCATCTTGTCTCTTATGTTGGTTTATGGGGTGTTTAAAAATAAAAAAGCTTGTGATTGA